One part of the Granulicella arctica genome encodes these proteins:
- a CDS encoding PAS domain-containing protein, giving the protein MSDKQSSSTAPSPLPGPADALFEKQATLSFVQQTARIATWQLDLATGNMTFDDGSYPVFSRPFLQIKTLDDLHSFVHPDDLHAIHACIRQAIDTNTNTTVDYRITIPSGDILWLENRTLPIINQDGVATTLRGMTTDITVRKQNEEKLASSEARYRVLTELNPQAIWMGAPDGSIIYANQGFLDYIGKTLEGLVGLGWLEAFDPTDHERVVEAWTHSIATGTEYAIEAHLIRAKDKVARWWSLRGLPVRDDSGAILHWLGVAYDVHDNKTTADTLRQKQEETERQRAELETVYRTAPVGLGLFDPVEYRYLRLNDRLAEIIGLPPERILGRTITEVAPTSVKEVFDQVVATREMQRRLIDGEFPSRPGEKHFFNVNYAPVFAPDGSIQAIATATLDITHQKKAESALIQSEKLAAVGRLASSISHEINNPLEAITNLLFLAAMDESLPDSIKTYIHMAQSELSRVSQIATQTLRFHRQAVKPTLVSPAELVSAVLNLYQGRLGNSSIHVNAKYATSTPILCFENDIRQVLNNLIANAIDAMRTGGQIVVRAHDTTDVTTHRKGVRITIADTGHGMSPDVRARIFEPFYTTKDLNGTGLGLWISSGIVSHHNGSLTVRSSLHPIHHGTIFSLFLPHPEP; this is encoded by the coding sequence ATGTCCGATAAACAATCCTCCAGCACCGCGCCCTCTCCGCTACCAGGCCCCGCCGACGCGCTCTTTGAGAAACAGGCAACCCTCTCCTTCGTCCAGCAGACCGCACGCATCGCCACCTGGCAGCTTGATCTCGCTACCGGCAACATGACCTTCGACGACGGCTCCTACCCCGTCTTCAGCCGCCCCTTCTTGCAGATAAAGACCCTCGACGACCTTCACTCCTTCGTCCATCCGGACGATCTCCACGCGATCCACGCCTGCATCCGTCAGGCGATCGACACCAACACCAACACCACCGTCGACTACCGGATCACCATTCCCAGCGGCGACATCCTCTGGCTGGAAAATCGCACCCTTCCCATCATCAACCAGGACGGCGTCGCCACCACCCTCCGCGGCATGACCACCGACATCACCGTCCGCAAACAGAACGAAGAAAAGCTAGCCTCCAGCGAGGCCCGTTATCGCGTCCTCACCGAACTCAACCCCCAGGCCATCTGGATGGGCGCGCCCGACGGCAGCATCATCTATGCCAACCAGGGCTTTCTCGACTACATCGGCAAGACCCTCGAAGGACTCGTTGGCCTCGGCTGGCTCGAGGCATTTGATCCCACCGATCACGAGCGCGTCGTCGAAGCCTGGACTCATTCCATCGCCACCGGAACCGAATACGCGATCGAAGCACACCTCATCCGCGCCAAGGATAAAGTCGCTCGCTGGTGGTCTCTCCGCGGTCTCCCCGTCCGCGACGACTCCGGAGCCATCCTCCACTGGCTCGGCGTTGCCTACGACGTCCACGACAACAAGACCACCGCCGACACCCTCCGCCAGAAGCAGGAAGAGACCGAGCGCCAGCGTGCCGAGCTCGAGACCGTCTACCGCACCGCACCCGTTGGCCTTGGTCTCTTCGATCCCGTTGAATACCGCTACCTCCGCCTCAACGACCGTCTCGCCGAGATCATCGGCCTTCCTCCCGAGCGAATCCTCGGCCGCACCATCACCGAGGTGGCGCCAACATCTGTCAAAGAGGTCTTTGACCAGGTCGTCGCCACCCGCGAGATGCAACGCCGCCTCATCGACGGCGAGTTCCCCAGCCGCCCCGGCGAGAAGCACTTCTTCAACGTCAACTATGCCCCCGTCTTCGCCCCCGACGGCTCCATCCAGGCCATCGCCACCGCAACCCTTGATATCACCCATCAGAAGAAGGCCGAATCCGCCCTCATCCAGAGCGAAAAGCTCGCCGCCGTCGGCCGCCTCGCCAGCTCCATCTCCCACGAGATCAACAATCCCCTCGAAGCCATCACCAATCTCCTCTTCCTCGCCGCCATGGACGAGAGTCTTCCGGATTCCATCAAGACCTACATCCACATGGCCCAGAGCGAGCTCTCCCGCGTCTCCCAGATCGCCACCCAGACCCTCCGCTTCCACCGCCAGGCCGTCAAACCCACCCTCGTCAGCCCCGCCGAACTCGTCAGCGCCGTCCTCAATCTCTACCAGGGACGCCTCGGCAACTCCTCCATACACGTCAACGCAAAGTACGCCACCAGCACCCCCATCCTCTGCTTCGAAAACGACATCCGCCAGGTCCTCAACAACCTCATCGCCAACGCCATCGACGCCATGCGCACCGGCGGTCAGATCGTCGTCCGCGCCCACGACACCACCGACGTCACGACCCATCGCAAAGGCGTCCGCATCACCATCGCCGACACCGGCCACGGCATGTCTCCCGACGTCCGTGCCCGCATCTTCGAGCCCTTCTACACCACCAAAGACCTCAACGGCACCGGCCTCGGTCTCTGGATCTCCTCCGGCATCGTCAGCCACCACAACGGAAGCCTCACCGTCCGCAGCTCCCTACACCCCATCCACCACGGCACCATCTTCAGCCTCTTCCTTCCCCACCCGGAACCGTAA
- a CDS encoding DUF5677 domain-containing protein, whose product MNHGELLEHLQQLGGAINFSVVVPGETVDRAFDMATAAALVKAYEFCKEAAEADKRHSFFLLASLRGICEDYIALKFIHDKEETAKDEIIYLRMLDETHESSIVQWKFFKETHSSQRLYYRDNFNEERERIRGDLRKLLKNHRIKKNASMPSVHYMADEVGMLSLYQYVYHATSQFVHFNPRLLLRMGWGGPPRFAFTSANFGDYYQHFSVFYGSFLLIAIFEWLATIDAPAIRHKTPASLLLLKDYLQETSRWPELVTFEEMNIGVLSRHLLFKAPDEVHP is encoded by the coding sequence ATGAATCATGGAGAGCTGTTGGAACACTTGCAGCAACTAGGTGGTGCGATCAATTTTTCTGTTGTGGTACCAGGTGAAACGGTTGATCGCGCTTTCGATATGGCAACCGCTGCTGCCCTCGTCAAAGCTTACGAGTTTTGCAAGGAAGCAGCTGAAGCTGATAAGCGGCACAGTTTCTTCCTATTAGCATCCCTACGAGGAATTTGCGAAGATTACATCGCGCTGAAATTTATCCACGATAAAGAAGAAACCGCAAAAGACGAAATTATCTATTTAAGAATGTTGGACGAGACTCACGAATCCTCTATTGTTCAATGGAAGTTTTTCAAGGAGACACATTCGAGTCAGAGGCTTTACTACAGAGACAATTTCAATGAAGAACGAGAGCGCATTCGCGGAGATTTGAGAAAACTACTAAAAAATCATCGAATTAAGAAGAACGCATCTATGCCGTCTGTGCACTACATGGCTGACGAAGTTGGCATGCTATCTCTGTATCAGTACGTTTATCACGCGACTTCACAATTTGTGCATTTCAACCCCCGTTTACTTTTACGCATGGGCTGGGGCGGCCCTCCGAGATTTGCTTTTACCTCCGCCAATTTCGGTGATTACTATCAGCACTTCTCGGTCTTTTATGGATCATTTCTATTGATCGCTATTTTTGAATGGCTAGCTACCATTGATGCTCCGGCTATTAGGCATAAAACTCCGGCCTCGCTTCTCTTGCTGAAAGACTATCTCCAGGAGACCTCCAGATGGCCTGAGCTTGTTACCTTTGAAGAGATGAACATCGGTGTTCTATCCAGACATCTCCTCTTTAAGGCTCCGGATGAAGTACATCCTTAA
- a CDS encoding septal ring lytic transglycosylase RlpA family protein: protein MRVAAAVFSVLALGAVGCHKQAKQAYSPPPPPSVYAGGRAPSGSRQGGVVPQPVVPPPSMKGRPDTVEEGLASWYGPPYHNRKGADGTVYDENAMTAAHKTLPMGSMVRVTNLSNGQSVVVRITDRGPFVRGRIIDLSLAAAKATGVYRAGVAKVRVEAYLPATRPGADPGGRWCVQIGAFLAAEDAIQLKNDLIRRYATAKVIEFAGPTGYWVRINPQLPDKSHADQIVSSIHVPDAEPYLIRTD, encoded by the coding sequence ATGCGCGTGGCTGCTGCCGTGTTCTCGGTGCTTGCGCTGGGTGCGGTGGGATGCCATAAGCAGGCGAAGCAGGCGTACTCGCCTCCGCCCCCGCCATCGGTGTATGCGGGTGGGCGTGCTCCCTCGGGATCGCGACAGGGTGGGGTGGTGCCGCAGCCTGTGGTGCCTCCGCCTTCGATGAAGGGAAGGCCGGACACGGTGGAAGAGGGGCTGGCGAGCTGGTATGGGCCTCCGTATCACAATCGCAAGGGTGCGGATGGCACGGTCTACGACGAGAATGCGATGACGGCGGCGCATAAGACGCTGCCGATGGGTTCGATGGTGCGCGTGACGAACCTGAGCAATGGTCAATCGGTGGTGGTGCGGATTACGGACCGGGGACCGTTTGTGCGCGGGCGGATTATCGACCTGTCGCTGGCGGCGGCGAAGGCTACGGGGGTGTATCGCGCGGGTGTGGCGAAGGTTCGTGTAGAGGCATATCTGCCGGCGACGCGTCCGGGGGCTGATCCGGGGGGACGGTGGTGCGTGCAGATTGGCGCGTTTCTTGCGGCAGAGGATGCGATCCAGTTGAAGAACGATCTGATACGGCGGTATGCGACGGCGAAGGTGATCGAGTTCGCAGGGCCTACGGGGTATTGGGTGCGGATTAATCCGCAGTTGCCGGATAAGAGCCATGCGGATCAGATTGTTTCAAGCATTCATGTTCCGGATGCGGAGCCTTATTTGATTCGGACGGATTAG
- a CDS encoding YceH family protein: protein MTLDPIQLRVLGALIEKEITTPENYPLSLNALLNACNQRSSRDPVLDLDEEQVRQALHVLEDLSLTTPNRDSRVPKFEHRARTVFNLRRDETAILCLLLLRGPQTPGELRSRADRLFNFDDIAAVQSTLERLASRQPPSESSATETIGPLTVILPRQPGSRESRYMHLLGGPPSLNDLATPTPQHSTSATPSRLAELEAEVAQLRTNIALLEARIAQLEVRN from the coding sequence ATGACGCTCGACCCCATCCAGCTTCGCGTCCTCGGCGCGCTCATCGAAAAAGAGATCACCACTCCCGAGAACTATCCGCTCTCCCTCAACGCCCTCCTCAACGCCTGCAACCAGCGCTCCAGCCGCGACCCCGTCCTCGATCTCGACGAGGAGCAGGTTCGCCAGGCCCTCCACGTCCTCGAGGACCTCAGCCTCACCACTCCTAACCGCGACTCCCGCGTCCCCAAGTTCGAGCACCGCGCCCGCACCGTCTTCAACCTCCGCCGCGACGAGACCGCCATCCTCTGCCTCCTCCTCCTCCGCGGCCCGCAGACACCCGGCGAGCTCCGCAGCCGCGCCGACCGCCTCTTCAACTTCGACGACATCGCCGCCGTCCAGTCCACCCTCGAACGCCTCGCCAGCCGCCAGCCACCAAGCGAGTCATCCGCCACCGAAACCATCGGCCCACTCACCGTCATCCTCCCCCGCCAGCCCGGCTCCCGCGAATCCCGCTACATGCACCTCCTCGGCGGCCCACCCTCGCTCAACGATCTCGCTACCCCAACACCCCAGCACTCAACCTCCGCCACGCCCAGCCGCCTCGCCGAACTCGAAGCTGAAGTCGCCCAACTTCGCACAAACATTGCCTTGCTCGAAGCACGCATCGCACAACTGGAAGTCCGGAACTAA
- a CDS encoding DUF882 domain-containing protein, translating to MRQYLTGRVIAAMMAAAVALGVGAQARANDVDLLNDKTLMNETTLMSTAHVYHLRLQNEHTGESTDIVYRVGDLYIPTALDQLNGFLRDRWTGAVTHYDPREFDLLHSIMAKLGRPDGVINVVCGYRSAWTNHLLRTASRNSGVAEHSQHIEGRAIDIRVPGVSTVKLRDTALSMDAGGVGYYPKSQFVHVDVGPVREWSFGARTRHAKLRTAKYSKHRHGRKGVIRHMGD from the coding sequence ATGCGTCAATACCTTACGGGGCGTGTGATTGCGGCGATGATGGCGGCTGCTGTTGCGTTAGGAGTGGGCGCACAGGCCAGGGCGAACGATGTCGATCTTCTCAACGATAAGACGTTGATGAACGAGACGACGCTGATGAGTACGGCGCACGTCTATCACCTGCGGTTGCAGAACGAGCATACGGGCGAGAGCACGGACATCGTGTACCGCGTGGGGGACCTGTATATTCCGACGGCGCTGGATCAGCTCAACGGGTTTTTGCGAGATCGCTGGACCGGGGCTGTGACGCACTACGATCCGCGGGAGTTTGATCTGTTGCACTCGATCATGGCAAAGCTGGGGCGGCCGGACGGTGTGATCAATGTTGTCTGCGGATACCGGTCGGCGTGGACCAATCACCTCCTGCGGACGGCGTCGAGGAACAGCGGCGTGGCGGAGCATAGCCAGCATATCGAGGGCAGGGCGATTGATATTCGCGTGCCGGGGGTGTCGACGGTGAAGCTGCGGGATACGGCTCTGTCGATGGATGCGGGTGGCGTGGGGTACTATCCAAAGTCGCAGTTTGTGCATGTGGATGTGGGACCGGTGAGGGAGTGGTCGTTCGGTGCACGGACGCGGCATGCGAAGCTGCGGACGGCGAAGTACAGCAAGCATCGGCATGGCCGTAAGGGCGTGATCCGGCATATGGGGGATTGA
- a CDS encoding type II toxin-antitoxin system VapC family toxin, whose translation MRYLLDTDAISQITKSKPHLGVVRWLNEQDEDDLFLSVATLLEIRVGVELADQGKKRDLLERWLVDVLPARFEDRIIPVERHVADLTGRIMARSRSEGWTMGSMDALIGATAMVNEMGLATLNRKHFERLGVELVEF comes from the coding sequence TTGAGATATCTGCTGGATACCGATGCGATCTCGCAAATTACCAAAAGCAAGCCCCACCTGGGCGTGGTTCGTTGGTTGAATGAGCAGGATGAGGATGACTTGTTTCTGAGTGTCGCGACGCTGCTGGAGATTCGCGTGGGAGTCGAACTGGCCGATCAGGGCAAGAAACGCGATTTATTGGAGCGCTGGCTGGTGGATGTACTTCCCGCGCGCTTCGAGGATCGCATCATTCCTGTGGAACGGCATGTGGCTGACTTGACCGGACGCATCATGGCACGCTCACGGAGTGAGGGGTGGACGATGGGATCGATGGATGCGTTGATTGGTGCGACGGCAATGGTAAACGAGATGGGACTCGCGACGCTGAACCGGAAGCATTTTGAGCGGTTGGGTGTGGAGTTGGTGGAGTTCTAA
- a CDS encoding type II toxin-antitoxin system Phd/YefM family antitoxin, producing the protein MANWAVAEAKAKFSEVVDQAQKKGPQQITKNGRPVAVVISIEAWKAEYGTDKPKESLAEFFMNSPLRGAGLKIGRVRLDPRHIEF; encoded by the coding sequence ATGGCAAATTGGGCAGTGGCGGAGGCGAAGGCAAAGTTCAGTGAAGTGGTGGATCAGGCCCAGAAGAAAGGGCCTCAGCAGATTACAAAGAATGGGCGCCCGGTTGCGGTTGTGATTTCGATAGAGGCTTGGAAAGCGGAGTATGGCACTGACAAGCCAAAGGAGAGCCTTGCGGAGTTCTTTATGAATTCACCGCTGCGCGGTGCGGGGCTCAAGATTGGCCGCGTTCGGTTGGACCCGAGGCATATCGAGTTTTGA
- a CDS encoding radical SAM protein, translating into MAKKPAKVFEKALVVAAKGGWAVFNKLNAISPNASFTPKWSDKPLLKSYQKEKPPLGWPRTTDSLCPRCIPEIRQQIVDGKLPHEILLNEKVGEIKAQIIERDGQILMVKDCPIHGHFEDVMSIDTAFFKHLEEVFPGRDIRAHNDEKLHNHGTSTVTHGRGSVLTIDLTNRCNMMCDPCFMDANQVGFVHELTWDEIKTMLDNAVTIKPKRQMSVQFSGGEPTLSPYFLDAVAYARKVGYTSVQAATNGIEFAKSKEFSKAAAEAGLRYAYLQFDGIGNAPNSHRKVGNAFDVKLQAIHNLHEAGVDIVPVTCIINGINNEQVGNIIKFALDNPKKINFLSFQPVSFTGRDEAVSDERRMAQRYTLSHMAHDVKNQTGLGEPTRDWFPISFMSTFADWADLVHGPNHDWGQLSCGCHPNCGIGMALMIDKETKEAAPVTAFLNADRLAKDVARINDAARGKWLSIIGVTLALLRNYNPNEAPTHFRIKDLLQKFDKSFGATGKSYGKVSADRTMEDINLRRSDRWNFLFIAGMWFQDLFNYDFRRTEQCIIPYATQEGEISFCAYNTGVGWRNIIEKMHMTSTLTKWYEEHGRHEIFAGGKKVGLEKEAKYDLVLNDEHVNAAANDTFDKSGIAKNAREEKIRARDAKIKQDAENARMAKLYRKEVLGEQEQPGFISLGEIKAAPAPAPKVEETVSGD; encoded by the coding sequence ATGGCTAAGAAACCGGCAAAGGTATTTGAGAAGGCTCTCGTCGTCGCGGCGAAGGGCGGTTGGGCCGTATTCAACAAGCTGAACGCAATCAGCCCCAACGCCAGCTTCACCCCCAAGTGGAGCGATAAGCCACTGCTCAAGAGCTATCAGAAAGAGAAGCCGCCCCTCGGCTGGCCTCGTACCACTGACTCCCTCTGCCCGCGTTGCATCCCGGAGATTCGTCAGCAGATCGTCGACGGCAAGCTCCCCCACGAGATCCTCCTCAACGAAAAGGTCGGCGAGATCAAGGCGCAGATCATCGAGCGCGACGGCCAGATCCTCATGGTGAAGGACTGCCCCATCCACGGCCACTTTGAAGACGTCATGTCCATCGACACCGCCTTCTTCAAGCACCTCGAAGAGGTCTTCCCCGGCCGCGACATCCGCGCCCACAACGATGAGAAGCTCCACAACCACGGCACGTCCACCGTCACCCACGGCCGTGGCTCGGTTCTGACCATCGACCTCACCAACCGCTGCAACATGATGTGCGATCCCTGCTTCATGGACGCCAACCAGGTCGGCTTCGTCCACGAGCTTACGTGGGACGAGATCAAGACCATGCTCGACAACGCCGTGACCATCAAGCCCAAGCGCCAGATGTCCGTGCAGTTCTCCGGCGGCGAGCCCACCCTGTCCCCCTACTTCCTCGACGCAGTCGCCTACGCCCGCAAGGTCGGATACACCTCCGTTCAGGCCGCGACCAACGGCATCGAGTTTGCCAAGTCCAAGGAGTTCTCGAAGGCCGCCGCTGAAGCCGGTCTCCGCTACGCCTACCTCCAGTTCGACGGCATCGGCAACGCGCCCAACTCGCACCGTAAGGTCGGCAACGCATTCGACGTGAAGCTCCAGGCCATCCACAACCTGCACGAGGCCGGCGTCGACATCGTTCCCGTCACCTGCATCATCAACGGCATCAACAACGAGCAGGTCGGCAACATCATCAAGTTCGCCCTCGACAACCCGAAGAAGATCAACTTCCTCTCCTTCCAGCCCGTCAGCTTCACCGGCCGCGACGAGGCCGTCTCCGACGAGCGCCGCATGGCGCAGCGCTACACCCTCTCGCACATGGCCCACGACGTCAAGAACCAGACCGGCCTCGGCGAGCCCACCCGCGACTGGTTCCCCATCTCCTTCATGTCCACCTTCGCCGACTGGGCCGACCTCGTCCACGGACCGAACCACGACTGGGGCCAGCTCTCCTGCGGCTGCCACCCGAACTGCGGCATCGGCATGGCCCTCATGATCGATAAGGAAACCAAGGAAGCCGCGCCCGTCACGGCCTTCCTCAATGCAGACCGCCTCGCCAAGGACGTCGCCCGCATCAACGACGCCGCCCGCGGCAAGTGGCTCTCCATCATCGGCGTCACCCTCGCCCTGCTCCGCAACTACAACCCCAACGAGGCCCCGACCCACTTCAGAATCAAGGACCTCCTGCAGAAGTTCGATAAGAGCTTCGGCGCCACCGGCAAGAGCTACGGCAAAGTCTCCGCGGACCGCACCATGGAAGACATCAACCTCCGCCGCTCCGACCGCTGGAACTTCCTCTTCATCGCCGGCATGTGGTTCCAGGACCTCTTCAACTACGACTTCCGCCGCACCGAGCAGTGCATCATCCCCTACGCCACACAAGAGGGAGAGATCAGCTTCTGCGCCTACAACACTGGCGTCGGCTGGCGCAACATCATCGAGAAGATGCACATGACCTCCACCCTCACCAAGTGGTACGAGGAGCATGGCCGTCACGAGATCTTCGCCGGCGGCAAGAAGGTCGGTCTCGAGAAGGAAGCCAAGTACGACCTGGTCCTCAACGACGAGCACGTCAACGCCGCTGCCAACGATACCTTCGACAAGAGCGGTATCGCCAAGAACGCCCGCGAAGAAAAGATCCGGGCCCGCGACGCGAAGATCAAGCAGGACGCCGAAAACGCCCGTATGGCCAAGCTCTACCGCAAGGAAGTGCTCGGCGAACAGGAGCAGCCCGGCTTCATCTCCCTCGGAGAGATCAAAGCCGCGCCAGCACCAGCCCCCAAGGTAGAAGAAACCGTCTCCGGCGACTAA